The Brassica oleracea var. oleracea cultivar TO1000 chromosome C6, BOL, whole genome shotgun sequence genome includes a region encoding these proteins:
- the LOC106300666 gene encoding uncharacterized protein LOC106300666, with protein sequence MRLRSLFSLLFLVLFTSSAYARFVAVHPSSADLISDGISGGSLDSGTIIRTVVSAPPAEEKEEACEQTYGFMPCTKTALGNVFLILVYGFLMFTAATYLSAGSELLLEILGPGIVGGLFLPMLGALPDAMLIMVSGLSGDAATAQSQVSVGMGLLAGSTVMLLTVIWGTCTVVGKCDLRDDIAVNNQDTKGFHLKDSGVTVDVWTSYAARIMAISVIPFVIVQLPQVLNSTSGRHLAVLVALILSVLMLISYCVYQVFQPWIQRRRLAFAKHKHVISGILRHLKQHALGRLLDDEGQPDEHVIRKLFDTIDANKDGRLSATELKALIIGISFEDIDFDKDDAVGRVLQDFDKTLDEEVDQEEFVRGIKHWLIQAMGASGHSGPDAGPRTMKFLDHFHVQTKREHALLGDNENGENDEESGEVADPKWITIKAALLLLLGAAIAAAFADPLVDTVNNFSAATGIPSFFISFIALPLATNSSEAVSAIIFASRKKIRTASLTFSELCGGVTMNNILCLSVFLAIVYVRGLTWNFSSEVLVILIVCLVMGCFASFRTTYPLWTCFIAYLLYPFSLGLVYILDYWFGWS encoded by the exons ATGAGACTCAGATCTCTCTTCTCTCTTCTCTTCCTCGTCCTCTTCACCTCATCGGCTTACGCTCGGTTCGTCGCTGTTCATCCATCTTCGGCCGATCTCATCTCCGATGGAATATCCGGTGGAAGTCTCGACTCCGGAACGATCATCAGAACCGTGGTCTCTGCTCCCCCGGCTGAGGAGAAAGAGGAGGCTTGTGAACAGACCTATGGATTCATGCCGTGCACTAAGACGGCGCTTGGGAACGTGTTCTTGATTTTGGTCTATGGGTTTCTCATGTTCACGGCGGCGACGTATCTCTCCGCCGGAAGTGAGCTTTTGCTCGAGATCTTGGGACCTGGAATCGTCGGTGGTTTGTTTCTTCCCATGCTCGGAGCTCTTCCTGACGCTATGCTTATTATGG TGTCTGGACTATCTGGAGATGCAGCAACTGCACAAAGCCAAGTCTCAGTGGGAATGGGTTTGCTAGCTGGCTCCACCGTTATGCTTCTCACTGTTATCTGGGGAACTTGCACTGTTGTTGGCAAGTGTGACCTTCGTGATGATATTGCCGTTAACAACCAAGACACTAAAGGCTTCCATCTTAAAG ATTCTGGTGTGACTGTTGATGTCTGGACCAGCTATGCCGCAAGAATAATGGCTATATCTGTTATTCCGTTCGTCATTGTCCAGCTTCCACAAGTGTTGAACTCCACATCTGGAAGACACTTGGCCGTGTTGGTTGCTCTAATCCTCTCTGTTCTAATGTTGATCTCCTACTGTGTATATCAG GTGTTCCAACCATGGATCCAAAGGAGAAGGCTTGCTTTTGCGAAGCACAAGCATGTTATATCAGGAATCCTAAGGCATTTGAAACAACATGCTTTGGGAAGACTTCTTGATGATGAAGGCCAGCCTGATGAGCATGTCATTCGAAA GTTGTTTGATACAATTGATGCTAACAAGGACGGACGCTTATCAGCTACTGAACTTAAGGCGCTTATCATTGGAATCAGCTTTGAGGATATAGACTTTGACAAGGACGATGCTGTGGGAAGAGTTCTCCAAGATTTTGACAAGACTCTTGATGAGGAAGTTGATCAAGAAGAGTTTGTCCGTGGGATTAAGCATTGGCTTATCCAGGCAATGGGAGCTTCTGGTCATTCTGGTCCTGATGCTGGTCCTAGAACAATGAAGTTCCTTGACCATTTCCATGTGCAAACAAAGAGAGAACATGCTCTGTTGGGAGACAATGAAAATGGTGAGAATGATGAGGAGTCTGGTGAGGTTGCAGACCCGAAATGGATCACCATTAAAGCAGCTTTACTGCTACTGTTGGGAGCAGCCATTGCAGCTGCGTTTGCTGATCCTTTGGTGGACACAGTTAACAACTTCTCTGCAGCCACAGGGATCCCATCTTTCTTCATTTCCTTCATCGCTTTGCCTTTAGCTACCAACTCGAGTGAAGCCGTCTCTGCCATCATCTTCGCCTCTCGCAAAAAGATCAGAACCGCCTCCTTAACTTTCTCCGAG CTATGTGGTGGAGTGACAATGAACAACATTTTGTGTCTCTCGGTGTTCCTAGCAATCGTCTACGTTCGAGGACTGACATGGAACTTTTCATCAGAGGTGTTGGTGATTCTCATTGTTTGTCTGGTGATGGGATGTTTCGCTAGCTTCCGCACAACGTATCCTCTATGGACATGTTTCATAGCATACTTGCTTTATCCATTCTCTTTGGGTCTGGTCTACATTCTTGACTACTGGTTTGGCTGGTCATAG
- the LOC106299809 gene encoding uncharacterized protein LOC106299809, whose product MCSKCGKVNIDGVAQYRAQISVYDNSEQAVFVLLGDAGYELTEKHASELVSSYFETNGNQGVTQEVPVPEALISTIGQKHNFCVKVTKHNLEEKSQSLTVTKILPMETPAATESSEETFETGGNVCEASKVNVDSAEEMKRTCGIDEMGNAKRLKGGN is encoded by the exons ATGTGTTCGAAATGTGGGAAAGTCAACATAGATGGAGTAGCACA GTACCGTGCACAGATATCTGTCTATGACAACAGTGAGCAAGCTGTTTTTGTACTGCTTGGTGATGCTGGTTATGAGTTGACTGAGAAGCATGCATCAGAATTGGTCAGCAGCTATTTTGAG ACTAATGGAAACCAAGGAGTTACCCAAGAGGTGCCTGTGCCGGAAGCTTTAATCAGCACCATCGGTCAAAAACATAACTTTTGTGTGAAAGTTACAAAGCACAACTTAGAAGAGAAGTCTCAATCTTTAACTGTGACCAAGATTCTCCCTATGGAGACTCCAGCAGCAACAGAATCTTCGGAGGAAACATTTGAGACTGGAGGCAACGTGTGTGAAGCTTCCAAAGTCAATGTGGATTCAGCAGAGGAGATGAAGAGAACTTGTGGCATTGATGAGATGGGGAACGCTAAACGCCTTAAGGGTGGGAATTAG
- the LOC106299803 gene encoding malate dehydrogenase 1, mitochondrial-like, whose product MVYAGALFADACLKGLNGVPDVEECSYVQSTITELPFFASKVRLGKNGVEDVLDLGPLSDFEKEGLEALKPKLKSFIEKGVKFANQ is encoded by the exons ATGGT CTATGCTGGAGCGCTATTCGCTGATGCATGCTTGAAGGGACTCAACGGAGTTCCAGATGTTGAAGAATGCTCGTACGTGCAATCCACAATCACTGAGCTTCCTTTCTTTGCCTCAAAG GTGAGGTTGGGGAAGAACGGTGTGGAGGACGTTCTTGATTTGGGACCACTCTCAGACTTTGAGAAGGAAGGGTTGGAAGCACTGAAGCCAAAGCTCAAGTCTTTCATTGAGAAGGGAGTTAAGTTTGCCAACCAATGA
- the LOC106296346 gene encoding malate dehydrogenase 1, mitochondrial-like: protein MFRCMLVRSSSSAKQSLMRRNLSSGSVPERKVAILGAAGGIGQPLALLMKLNPLVSSLSLYDIANTPGVAADVGHINTRSEVVGYMGDDNLAKALEGADLVIIPAGVPRKPGMTRDDLFNINAGIVKNLCSAIAKFCPHALVNMISNPVNSTVPIAAEIFKKAGMYDEKKLFGVTTLDVVRAKTFYAGKANVPVAEVNVPVIGGHAGVTILPLFSQATPQANLSGDVLTALTKRTQDGGTEVVEAKAGKGSATLSMAYAGALFADACLKGLNGVPDVVECSYVQSTITELPFFASKVRLGKNGVEEVLDLGPLSDFEKEGLEALKPELKSSIEKGVKFANQ from the exons ATGTTCAGATGTATGCTTGTTCGATCCTCTTCCTCGGCGAAGCAGTCGCTTATGCGCCGTAACTTGTCTTCCGGATCAGTCCCGGAGCGTAAAGTCGCCATCTTGGGAGCGGCCGGTGGAATCGGTCAGCCTCTTGCTCTTCTCATGAAACTCAACCCGCTCGTCTCGAGTCTCTCACTCTACGATATCGCAAACACGCCTGGAGTTGCCGCTGATGTTGGCCACATCAACACCAGATCCGAG GTAGTTGGATACATGGGAGATGATAACTTGGCGAAAGCTCTTGAAGGAGCTGACCTTGTTATCATTCCAGCTGGTGTTCCCAGGAAGCCTGGTATGACCCGTGATGATCTTTTCAACATCAATGCTGGCATTGTCAAGAACCTTTGCTCTGCCATCGCCAAGTTCTGCCCTCAT GCACTTGTTAATATGATCAGCAACCCAGTGAACTCGACTGTTCCAATTGCAGCAGAGATCTTCAAGAAGGCTGGTATGTACGATGAGAAGAAGCTGTTTGGTGTTACCACTCTTGACGTTGTTAGGGCCAAGACTTTCTATGCTGGAAAAGCTAATGTCCCTGTTGCAG AAGTGAACGTTCCTGTGATTGGTGGTCATGCTGGGGTTACTATTCTTCCACTCTTCTCCCAG GCCACTCCTCAAGCCAACTTGTCAGGTGACGTACTCACAGCCCTCACCAAGCGTACTCAAGATGGAGGTACAGAAGTTGTGGAGGCTAAAGCAGGAAAAGGTTCAGCTACATTGTCTATGGC CTATGCTGGAGCACTCTTTGCTGATGCATGCTTGAAGGGACTCAACGGAGTTCCTGATGTTGTAGAATGCTCATACGTGCAATCCACAATCACTGAGCTTCCTTTCTTTGCCTCAAAG GTGAGGTTGGGGAAGAACGGTGTGGAGGAGGTTCTTGATTTGGGGCCACTCTCAGACTTTGAGAAGGAAGGGTTGGAAGCACTGAAGCCAGAACTCAAGTCTTCTATCGAGAAGGGAGTTAAGTTTGCCAACCAATGA
- the LOC106300353 gene encoding UBP1-associated protein 2C, with translation MDMLKKRRLDENGIGLLNDGHITAVSTRLTPHDARKIIERFSNDQLLDILQEAVARHPDVLELVRSTADSDVSQRKLFIRGLAAETTTEGLRSLFSTYGDLEEAIVILDKVTAKSKGYGFVTFKHVDGALLALKDPSKKIDGRVTVTQLAAAGNQGTTAHVSDLSTRKIYVANVPFDMPADRLLNQFLAYGDIEEGPLGFDKVTGKSRGFALFVYKTSEGAQAALADPTKVVDGKHLQCKLAIDGKKGKPPGQDVGVAGPGGHGHGDGMGMVPPPGPYAVGHGGPGGMGPYGGYSGGPPPHHMNSTPSSMGGGASAGGGGGGYGGAYAGHYSGYGGAGSGGYGSMGGAGGGYGGPGAGSGPYRMPPSSMSGGGYPESGHYGHSSASAYPGQHPAVGSSAVPRVPLGGMYPNGPPNY, from the coding sequence ATGGATATGTTGAAGAAGCGACGGCTCGACGAGAACGGCATAGGGCTCCTAAACGACGGACACATCACCGCCGTATCGACTCGATTGACCCCACACGACGCTAGGAAGATCATCGAGCGATTCTCCAACGATCAGCTTCTCGACATCTTACAAGAGGCCGTCGCTCGACACCCCGACGTTCTCGAGCTCGTGAGATCAACCGCCGACTCCGACGTCTCTCAGAGGAAGCTATTCATCCGCGGCCTCGCGGCGGAGACGACGACGGAAGGTCTCCGATCGCTTTTCTCCACTTACGGAGATCTCGAGGAAGCGATCGTGATTCTCGATAAAGTTACGGCGAAATCGAAAGGGTACGGGTTCGTGACGTTCAAGCACGTGGACGGAGCTCTCCTCGCTTTGAAGGATCCGTCCAAGAAGATCGACGGGCGCGTGACGGTCACGCAGCTCGCGGCGGCCGGGAATCAAGGCACGACGGCTCATGTTTCGGATCTATCGACGAGGAAGATTTATGTGGCGAATGTGCCGTTTGATATGCCTGCGGATAGGTTGTTGAATCAGTTTCTTGCTTATGGAGATATCGAAGAAGGTCCTTTGGGTTTTGATAAAGTCACTGGGAAGTCACGAGGGTTTGCTTTGTTTGTGTATAAGACTTCCGAAGGTGCTCAGGCGGCGCTTGCTGATCCTACAAAGGTTGTTGATGGGAAGCATCTGCAGTGTAAGTTGGCTATAGATGGGAAGAAAGGAAAGCCGCCTGGTCAAGATGTTGGTGTTGCTGGGCCTGGAGGACATGGTCACGGTGATGGAATGGGGATGGTGCCTCCTCCTGGACCTTATGCTGTTGGTCACGGTGGACCTGGTGGGATGGGTCCTTACGGTGGGTACTCGGGAGGACCACCGCCGCATCATATGAATTCCACACCATCTTCTATGGGTGGTGGTGCTTCTGCTGGAGGAGGAGGAGGTGGTTATGGAGGTGCATATGCTGGTCATTACAGTGGATACGGTGGTGCAGGATCTGGAGGTTATGGATCAATGGGTGGTGCCGGTGGTGGTTATGGTGGGCCAGGTGCTGGAAGTGGTCCGTATAGAATGCCGCCAAGTTCGATGTCTGGTGGTGGTTATCCAGAGAGTGGGCATTATGGGCATTCGTCAGCTTCAGCATATCCTGGACAGCATCCGGCTGTTGGTTCCTCCGCAGTGCCGAGAGTTCCTCTTGGAGGAATGTACCCCAACGGTCCACCAAATTACTGA